A stretch of Cucumis sativus cultivar 9930 chromosome 2, Cucumber_9930_V3, whole genome shotgun sequence DNA encodes these proteins:
- the LOC101214951 gene encoding protein MEMO1: MDKIRRASHAGSWYTDNSKKLAEELDGWLSASGLSKSPDVRGVIAPHAGYSYSGRAAAYAFGNIDPTNISRIFLLGPSHHYYTPKCALSTATIYQTPVGDLPIDLEVIEELKATGKFELMDMHVDEAEHSMEMHLPYLAKVFEGHPVKVVPILVGAVSAESEATYGRLLAKYVDDPKNFFSISSDFCHWGSRFSYMHYDKKHGPIYKSIEALDRMGMDIIETGDAEAFKKYLQEYDNTICGRHPISVFLHMLKHSSTKIKIKFLRYEQSSQCKTTRDSSVSYASAAAKVDA, encoded by the exons ATGGACAAAATTAGAAGAGCCTCTCATGCCGGTTCTTGGTACACCGACAATT cTAAGAAACTCGCAGAGGAGCTTGATGGGTGGCTGAGCGCATCAGGCCTGTCTAAATCCCCGGATGTACGTGGTGTAATTGCTCC GCATGCTGGTTATTCATACTCAGGACGTGCTGCTGCATATGCGTTTGGTAACATTGATCCAACAAACAT TTCTAGGATCTTTCTTCTTGGCCCATCTCACCACTATTACACACCAAAATGTGCTCTTTCAACTGCCACTATTTACCAGACCCCTGTGGGGGACCTTCCTATTGATTTGGAAG TCATTGAGGAGCTAAAAGCTACCggaaaatttgaattgatggACATGCATGTTGATGAAGCTGAACATAGCATGGAAATGCATTTGCCATATCTTGCCAAAGTATTTGAGgg GCATCCAGTGAAAGTTGTACCCATTTTAGTTGGTGCTGTTTCTGCAGAAAGTGAAGCCACATATGGACGCCTGCTTGCCAAATATGTGGATGatccaaaaaatttcttttctatatcCTCAGATTTTTGTCATTGGGGGTCTCG GTTCAGCTACATGCACTACGACAAGAAACATGGACCAATATACAAATCTATTGAAGCTTTGGACCGTATGGGTATGGATATAATAGAAACAGGTGATGCTGAAGCATTCAAAAAGTACCTGCAGGAATATGACAACACCATTTGTGGTCGCCACCCTATTAGTGTATTTCTTCAT ATGTTGAAGCACAGCtcgacaaaaataaaaataaaattcctTCGATATGAGCAATCGAGTCAATGCAAAACAACTAGAGACAGCAGTGTGAGCTACGCATCAGCTGCAGCCAAGGTGGATGCTTGA